GGCGTAAGAATCCGCGTACCGGTGGGGTGATTCTGGCCCGCAGTATTGAGCGCGCCGTGCTGGAAGACTTCCTGAAACAAGACCCGTTTCAGGCCGTTGCCCGCTACGAGGTGACTGATTTTCAGCCATCTATGACCAGCGACAGCTTTGCGATGTTAAGCCGCGTGTGATGCTGATGAGATAAACCCGGCTTAGTCGGCCGGGCTGGCTGGCGACAAGAGGGCGTACCGGTACGCCCT
This sequence is a window from Dickeya aquatica. Protein-coding genes within it:
- a CDS encoding YciI family protein, whose product is MFIISLTYTAPMDEVEGFLESHVTWLKRGYEQGLFIASGRKNPRTGGVILARSIERAVLEDFLKQDPFQAVARYEVTDFQPSMTSDSFAMLSRV